The Nocardioides panzhihuensis genome has a segment encoding these proteins:
- a CDS encoding endonuclease, whose translation MPQINRLLAVATISLATALPVLGAIPAQAHDGRFSALTYNIAGLPEAISSAPTPRKSATNEIGRRIDEFDIVNVQEDFNYHAYLYETDVHAHRTPTSGGVPFGSGLNSLHHQPYETLDRVTWKHCWIGSADCLTPKGFTFHRAQIAPDTWIDVYNLHADAGDGDLDEAARRGNLKQLTAYISEHSAGNAVLVMGDTNTRYTREGDRISDFAAANGLTDAWVELVRSGDEPDRGSPALGCPEVNPGVECEVVDKVLYRDGDGVDLSATSYRNLDADFREDGTDLMVSDHFPIAVDFSWTTD comes from the coding sequence GTGCCTCAGATCAACCGTCTCCTCGCCGTCGCGACCATCTCGCTCGCCACGGCCCTACCCGTTCTAGGCGCCATCCCGGCGCAGGCCCACGACGGGCGCTTCAGCGCACTGACGTACAACATCGCCGGCCTCCCCGAAGCCATCTCCAGCGCCCCGACACCCCGCAAGAGCGCCACCAACGAGATCGGCCGACGGATCGACGAGTTCGACATCGTCAACGTCCAGGAGGACTTCAACTACCACGCCTACCTCTACGAGACCGACGTGCACGCCCACCGCACCCCTACCTCGGGCGGAGTGCCGTTCGGCAGCGGGCTGAACAGCCTGCACCACCAGCCGTACGAGACGCTCGATCGCGTCACCTGGAAGCACTGCTGGATCGGCTCGGCCGACTGCCTGACCCCGAAAGGGTTCACCTTCCACCGCGCTCAGATCGCCCCGGACACCTGGATCGACGTCTACAACCTGCACGCCGACGCCGGCGACGGCGACCTGGACGAGGCCGCTCGACGCGGAAACCTCAAGCAGCTGACGGCGTACATCTCCGAGCACTCCGCCGGCAACGCCGTCCTGGTCATGGGCGACACCAACACGCGCTACACCCGCGAGGGCGACCGCATCTCCGACTTCGCTGCCGCCAACGGTCTCACCGATGCCTGGGTGGAGCTGGTACGCAGCGGTGACGAGCCCGACCGCGGCAGCCCCGCCCTGGGGTGCCCGGAGGTGAACCCGGGCGTGGAGTGCGAGGTCGTCGACAAGGTGCTCTACCGCGACGGCGACGGTGTCGATCTGAGTGCGACCTCCTACCGCAACCTGGACGCAGACTTCCGCGAGGACGGCACCGACCTGATGGTCTCCGACCACTTCCCCATCGCCGTCGACTTCAGCTGGACCACCGATTGA
- a CDS encoding carboxyl transferase domain-containing protein, producing MGLTSAELLDLVLDPGTWTPWDAPPSYGEIPEAYAADLARARERAGTDESVVTGEARISGRRVAVVLSEFRFLAGSIGRASAERLIAAVERATREGLPLLAGPASGGTRMQEGTPAFVQMVRIAEAVTRHKAARLPYLVYLRHPTTGGVMASWGSLGHVTVAEPEALLGFLGPKVYEVLNGRPFPSGVQVAENLFAHGLVDGVVPPDELAGLVDRVLTILDLRRETSLASPETSLASAERSPDDASADGSDASADARDFSAIDTWDAITRSRRADRPGARALLRIAASDVVPLNGTGQGERDPGLIIALARFGSAPCLVLAQDRREQAHQPLGPEGLREAQRGMKLAAGLGLPVVTVIDTPGAALSAEAENGGIAGEIARTLGALVNVETPTLSLMLGEGNGGGALAFLPADRVVAAQHAWLSPLPPEGASAIVHGNSDHAAEMAEAQRVLAVDLQQIGVVDRIVTESPDAADEPVAFCRRVGAILEDELLALLAAGPGAPATRAARYAR from the coding sequence ATGGGCTTGACCTCCGCTGAGCTGCTCGACCTCGTCCTCGACCCAGGCACGTGGACTCCCTGGGACGCCCCGCCGTCTTACGGCGAGATCCCGGAGGCGTACGCCGCCGACCTGGCTCGCGCGCGAGAGCGCGCCGGGACCGACGAGTCGGTGGTCACCGGAGAGGCCCGGATCTCCGGACGACGGGTGGCCGTGGTGCTCTCGGAGTTCCGGTTCCTCGCCGGGTCGATCGGGCGCGCGTCGGCCGAGCGGCTGATCGCCGCCGTGGAGCGGGCGACACGGGAAGGGCTGCCGCTGCTGGCCGGGCCGGCCTCGGGCGGGACCCGGATGCAGGAAGGTACGCCGGCGTTCGTGCAGATGGTGCGCATCGCCGAGGCGGTCACCCGACACAAGGCGGCCAGGCTCCCCTACCTCGTCTACCTGCGCCACCCCACCACCGGCGGGGTGATGGCCTCCTGGGGCTCTCTGGGACACGTCACCGTCGCCGAGCCCGAGGCGCTCCTGGGCTTCTTGGGGCCGAAGGTCTACGAGGTGCTCAACGGTCGGCCCTTCCCCTCCGGCGTCCAGGTCGCGGAGAACCTCTTCGCCCACGGCCTCGTCGACGGCGTCGTACCTCCCGACGAGCTCGCCGGGCTCGTCGACCGCGTACTCACCATCCTCGACCTCCGGCGCGAGACGTCACTAGCGTCGCCCGAGACGTCACTCGCGTCGGCCGAGAGGTCACCGGATGACGCCTCGGCCGACGGGAGTGACGCTTCGGCCGACGCGCGCGACTTCTCGGCGATCGACACGTGGGACGCGATCACGCGGTCCCGGCGGGCGGACCGGCCCGGGGCGCGAGCGCTGCTCCGGATCGCGGCCTCGGACGTCGTACCTCTCAACGGCACCGGGCAGGGCGAGCGCGATCCGGGCCTGATCATCGCGCTGGCCCGGTTCGGGTCGGCGCCGTGTCTGGTGCTGGCCCAGGACCGGCGCGAGCAGGCACATCAGCCGCTGGGTCCGGAGGGGCTGCGCGAGGCACAGCGCGGGATGAAGCTCGCCGCCGGCCTGGGCCTCCCCGTCGTCACAGTCATCGACACCCCCGGCGCCGCGCTGTCGGCCGAGGCGGAGAACGGCGGCATCGCCGGCGAGATCGCGCGTACGCTGGGAGCGCTCGTCAACGTCGAGACCCCGACGCTCAGTCTGATGCTCGGCGAGGGCAACGGTGGCGGCGCGCTCGCCTTCCTCCCCGCCGACCGGGTGGTCGCCGCCCAGCACGCCTGGCTCTCTCCGCTCCCGCCGGAAGGCGCGAGCGCGATCGTGCACGGCAACTCCGACCACGCCGCCGAGATGGCCGAGGCACAGCGGGTCCTGGCAGTCGACCTCCAGCAGATCGGCGTGGTCGATCGGATCGTCACGGAGTCCCCCGACGCCGCCGACGAGCCCGTGGCCTTCTGCCGCCGGGTCGGCGCGATCTTGGAGGACGAGCTGCTCGCGCTGCTCGCCGCCGGCCCGGGCGCCCCGGCGACTCGGGCTGCTCGTTACGCGCGCTGA
- a CDS encoding ROK family transcriptional regulator produces MLQHLFAVGPASRADLARSSGLTRATVSDLVGSLLDDGLVEELGAPVESRVGKPPMLIGLAADATHIVAIDVSGDDQVAGAVLNLTGDVIHRTTRCREGRTGSEAVRLVTDLVTELIAGSARPILGIGIGSPGVVSADGTVIDAPNLGWTDVPLAEHVRRETGRPTYVANDANTAVLGEYTFGQSGDGGLMLVRVGTGVGAGLVLEGALLHGFVDAAGEVGHVTVDPGGALCACGRSGCLETFLAVPRLRERIETGHDDALVEAGEHLGKALAPVVGTLNLHELVLSGPADLLDGPLRETADRIIRERTMPVSGERLEFRTSTLGEDVVIVGAAVLVLAGELGVS; encoded by the coding sequence GTGCTCCAGCACCTCTTCGCGGTGGGCCCCGCGAGCCGCGCCGACCTGGCTCGATCCTCCGGTCTGACCCGGGCGACGGTCTCCGACCTGGTCGGGAGCCTGCTCGACGACGGGCTCGTCGAGGAGCTCGGCGCGCCGGTGGAGAGCCGGGTGGGGAAGCCGCCCATGCTGATCGGGCTGGCCGCCGACGCCACCCACATCGTGGCGATCGACGTCTCCGGGGACGACCAGGTCGCCGGCGCCGTGCTCAACCTGACCGGCGACGTCATCCACCGCACCACCCGGTGCCGGGAGGGACGCACCGGAAGCGAGGCCGTACGTCTCGTGACGGATCTGGTCACCGAGCTGATCGCCGGCTCCGCCCGGCCGATCCTCGGCATCGGGATCGGCAGCCCAGGTGTCGTCTCGGCCGACGGCACCGTCATCGACGCGCCCAACCTGGGCTGGACCGATGTCCCCCTGGCCGAGCACGTGCGCCGCGAGACCGGCCGACCGACGTACGTGGCGAACGACGCCAACACGGCGGTGCTGGGGGAGTACACCTTCGGGCAGTCCGGCGACGGCGGGCTGATGCTCGTCCGGGTCGGCACCGGTGTCGGTGCCGGCCTCGTGCTCGAGGGCGCGCTGCTCCATGGTTTCGTCGACGCGGCCGGTGAGGTCGGCCACGTGACCGTCGACCCCGGAGGCGCGCTGTGTGCGTGCGGCCGCTCGGGCTGCCTGGAGACCTTCCTCGCGGTGCCGCGCCTGCGGGAACGCATCGAGACAGGCCACGACGATGCGCTCGTGGAAGCCGGAGAACATCTTGGAAAGGCACTGGCGCCCGTGGTCGGAACCCTCAACCTTCACGAGCTGGTCCTCTCCGGGCCGGCCGATCTCCTCGACGGACCGCTGCGGGAGACCGCCGATCGGATCATCCGCGAGCGGACGATGCCGGTCAGCGGCGAGCGGCTGGAGTTCCGTACGTCCACGCTCGGCGAGGACGTCGTCATCGTCGGGGCTGCGGTGCTCGTCCTCGCCGGCGAGCTGGGAGTGTCGTGA
- a CDS encoding HNH endonuclease, with translation MTTTMGAVTLYNASFEPLGRVSFKHAVRMLFREVAVVHEQQGDKMIGPHPWPKAVRLVRYIAMHWMYRPAGYSREGVLKRDQHRCAYCGGHARTIDHLLPQSRGGRWTWMNTVAACGRCNGRKGNRTPEEAHMSLRVQPFVPTRAQLAAIA, from the coding sequence ATGACCACGACCATGGGTGCAGTAACGCTGTACAACGCCTCCTTCGAGCCGCTCGGGAGGGTCTCGTTCAAGCATGCCGTGCGGATGCTGTTCCGCGAGGTGGCGGTGGTCCACGAGCAACAGGGCGACAAGATGATCGGGCCACATCCATGGCCGAAGGCGGTGCGGCTGGTCCGCTACATCGCCATGCACTGGATGTACCGCCCGGCCGGCTACTCCCGCGAGGGAGTGCTCAAGCGGGACCAGCATCGTTGCGCCTATTGCGGCGGCCACGCTCGCACCATCGACCACCTGCTGCCGCAGTCGCGCGGGGGCAGGTGGACATGGATGAACACCGTGGCGGCATGCGGCAGGTGCAACGGCCGCAAAGGCAACCGCACCCCAGAGGAGGCCCACATGTCCCTCCGAGTCCAACCGTTCGTCCCGACCCGTGCCCAGCTCGCCGCCATCGCCTGA
- a CDS encoding protein kinase domain-containing protein, with product MNQAARPELGPELPGMTCLGRLGSGGFADVYLYERHHPKVRVAVKLMRSADLAEAQRAQFAAEAAVMAELAEHPFIVPVHSAGETPDGRPYLVMGYYPNNDLGARVRNNPMKVQDALRFGIQMASAVETAHRAGIIHRDIKPSNILLSRYDVPGLADFGIAGRPRDDEGDIGVSLPWSPPEVLTSASNGSVASDVYSLAATVWHLLVGRSPFAERGNNSDRAVFSRILHTAPPATGRPDVPPSLDRVLQQAMAKDPTYRPRTALDLARHFQRIEQELRLGRTEVQVLDRDAGGSGSIPVVPDIPAARGEGPTTGSGRARLPSPPTDPEMEKATELKPPSQVIAQAPITQPPASLASTPVADAGSPSGDRTRFSYPRTEEGPSVLTGARPGETRSKTPAIIGVVVLFLVAATIGIMLSRGGEDEKPDEVPPPPVETDLPGVTGPAAPGKVKGTLNGNRAVFTWSGVPGATGYKWVGDNSTSGNVSRPKAVVRLEGATKVCIQVRSLGENGNVSQGAAQACVSK from the coding sequence GTGAACCAGGCAGCACGCCCCGAGCTCGGTCCCGAGCTGCCGGGGATGACCTGCCTGGGCCGGCTCGGCTCGGGTGGCTTCGCCGACGTCTACCTCTACGAGCGGCACCACCCGAAGGTCCGGGTCGCGGTGAAGCTGATGCGGTCCGCCGACCTCGCCGAGGCCCAGCGGGCGCAGTTCGCCGCGGAGGCGGCGGTGATGGCCGAGCTGGCCGAGCACCCGTTCATCGTGCCGGTGCACAGCGCCGGTGAGACGCCCGACGGCCGCCCGTACCTGGTGATGGGCTACTACCCCAACAACGACCTCGGTGCTCGCGTACGCAACAACCCGATGAAGGTGCAGGACGCGCTGCGCTTCGGGATCCAGATGGCGTCCGCGGTCGAGACCGCGCACCGCGCCGGGATCATCCACCGCGACATCAAGCCGTCCAACATCCTGCTCTCCCGCTACGACGTGCCTGGTCTGGCCGACTTCGGCATCGCCGGCCGTCCGCGCGACGACGAGGGCGACATCGGGGTCTCGCTGCCGTGGTCGCCGCCCGAGGTCCTCACCTCCGCGTCCAACGGGTCGGTGGCCTCCGATGTCTACTCGCTGGCCGCAACCGTCTGGCACCTCCTCGTCGGCCGGTCGCCGTTCGCAGAGCGCGGCAACAACTCCGACCGCGCCGTCTTCTCCCGCATCCTGCACACGGCTCCGCCCGCGACGGGTCGGCCCGACGTACCTCCGTCGTTGGACCGGGTCCTCCAGCAGGCGATGGCGAAGGACCCGACCTACCGGCCGAGGACGGCCCTCGACCTGGCCCGACACTTCCAGCGGATCGAGCAGGAGCTGCGGCTCGGACGCACCGAGGTGCAGGTCCTCGACCGCGACGCCGGCGGCAGCGGTTCCATCCCGGTCGTTCCCGACATCCCGGCCGCGCGGGGTGAGGGGCCGACCACCGGCTCGGGCCGGGCGCGTCTTCCCTCTCCACCCACCGACCCGGAGATGGAGAAGGCCACCGAGCTCAAGCCGCCCTCCCAGGTCATCGCGCAGGCGCCGATCACCCAGCCCCCGGCCTCGCTCGCGTCTACGCCTGTGGCCGATGCCGGCTCGCCCTCCGGCGACCGCACCCGGTTCAGCTACCCGCGTACGGAGGAGGGCCCCTCCGTCCTCACCGGCGCGCGCCCGGGCGAGACCCGCAGCAAGACACCGGCGATCATCGGCGTCGTCGTCCTCTTCCTCGTCGCCGCCACCATCGGCATCATGCTCTCCCGTGGTGGCGAGGACGAGAAGCCCGACGAGGTCCCGCCCCCACCCGTCGAGACCGACCTCCCCGGCGTCACCGGGCCCGCCGCCCCAGGCAAGGTGAAGGGCACGCTCAACGGCAACCGCGCCGTCTTCACCTGGTCCGGCGTCCCCGGAGCCACCGGCTACAAGTGGGTCGGCGACAACTCCACCAGCGGGAACGTGAGCCGCCCCAAGGCGGTCGTACGCCTCGAGGGAGCCACCAAGGTCTGCATCCAGGTCCGCTCCCTGGGTGAGAACGGCAACGTCTCCCAGGGTGCCGCCCAGGCCTGCGTCAGCAAGTAG
- the nagB gene encoding glucosamine-6-phosphate deaminase translates to MEVVVLDTPAQVASLAADTIEDVVRRGADAGAPAVLGLATGSTPLATYVELVRRAQDGRGPSYEGVETFNLDEYVGLPDGHEQSYLATIRRELTDAIGIPPERVHGPDPTVATLPDAGERYEAAIVAAGGIQVQLLGIGSDGHLAFNEPGSSLASLTRIKTLTATTRKDNARFFGSPDAVPRHVLTQGLGTITRAGHLLLLATGEGKADAIAAAVEGPVSASCPASVLQLHPHVSVLLDEAAASRLVRRDHYREVYADKPDWQGL, encoded by the coding sequence ATGGAAGTAGTTGTCCTCGACACCCCAGCCCAGGTGGCCTCCCTCGCCGCTGACACCATCGAAGACGTCGTGCGCCGCGGGGCGGACGCCGGCGCCCCGGCCGTGCTCGGCCTGGCCACCGGCTCGACGCCGCTGGCGACCTACGTCGAGCTCGTCCGGCGCGCCCAAGACGGCCGCGGGCCGTCCTACGAAGGCGTGGAGACGTTCAACCTGGACGAGTACGTCGGCCTCCCCGACGGCCACGAGCAGTCCTATCTGGCGACCATCCGGCGGGAGCTCACCGACGCGATCGGCATCCCTCCCGAGCGGGTCCACGGTCCCGACCCGACCGTGGCGACGCTGCCGGACGCCGGCGAGCGCTACGAGGCGGCCATCGTGGCAGCGGGCGGGATCCAGGTGCAGCTCCTCGGCATCGGCTCGGATGGCCACCTGGCCTTCAACGAGCCGGGCTCGTCGCTGGCCTCGCTGACCCGGATCAAGACGCTCACGGCCACGACGAGGAAGGACAACGCGCGCTTCTTCGGCTCGCCCGACGCGGTGCCGCGCCATGTGCTCACCCAGGGGCTCGGCACCATCACCAGAGCCGGCCACCTGCTTCTGCTGGCGACCGGGGAGGGCAAGGCCGACGCGATCGCAGCAGCGGTCGAGGGCCCGGTCTCGGCTAGCTGTCCTGCCTCGGTCCTCCAGCTCCATCCCCACGTCTCCGTGCTGCTCGACGAGGCCGCGGCCTCTCGCCTCGTACGCCGCGACCACTACCGCGAGGTCTACGCGGACAAGCCGGACTGGCAGGGCCTCTAG
- a CDS encoding ROK family protein, which yields MSPALVSPARVGLDIGGTKIHGIAIGPDGAVLAEERAATTPGAEGVVKSAATVVASLRDALDDGEISSIGVGIPGIVDTRAGTVKHAVNLGLDGDAFPLAELLGARAGAVVTLENDTNAATLGAHAVEDVDDLVYLSLGTGLAAGLYLNGALRRGFHGAAGEVGHLPVDPEGPVCGCGQRGCLELVASGAALAAAWPTAAGHPAAALFAAATAGDPAAVTVRDRFADGVAAAVRALALAVDPERVVIGGGVATVGEPLREAIAAALVRQTEASPFLASLELASRLRVVSAAPVAAIGAALITPTKD from the coding sequence GTGAGCCCCGCACTGGTGAGCCCAGCGCGGGTCGGCCTCGACATCGGCGGGACCAAGATCCACGGCATCGCGATCGGCCCGGACGGGGCCGTGCTGGCCGAGGAGCGTGCCGCGACCACCCCGGGCGCCGAAGGCGTCGTGAAGAGCGCTGCCACGGTGGTCGCGAGTCTGCGGGATGCGCTCGACGACGGCGAGATCAGCTCGATCGGGGTCGGCATCCCCGGCATAGTCGACACCCGAGCGGGCACCGTGAAGCATGCGGTCAACCTCGGTCTGGACGGTGACGCCTTCCCCCTCGCGGAGCTTCTCGGCGCGCGGGCCGGAGCGGTCGTCACTCTCGAGAACGACACCAATGCGGCCACGCTCGGCGCGCACGCGGTCGAGGACGTCGACGACCTGGTCTACCTCTCGCTCGGCACCGGCCTGGCCGCCGGCCTCTACCTCAACGGAGCGCTCCGCCGCGGCTTCCACGGCGCCGCCGGGGAGGTCGGACATCTTCCGGTCGACCCGGAGGGCCCGGTCTGCGGCTGTGGGCAGCGCGGCTGTCTCGAGCTGGTCGCCTCGGGCGCCGCGCTCGCGGCCGCCTGGCCGACCGCCGCCGGCCACCCCGCCGCCGCGCTCTTCGCGGCAGCGACCGCGGGCGACCCGGCCGCTGTCACGGTCCGTGACCGCTTCGCCGACGGCGTCGCCGCCGCCGTACGCGCGCTCGCTCTTGCCGTCGACCCCGAACGCGTCGTCATCGGCGGGGGAGTGGCGACGGTCGGTGAGCCGCTGCGCGAGGCGATCGCGGCCGCGCTCGTCAGGCAGACCGAGGCCTCGCCCTTCCTCGCCTCCCTCGAGCTCGCCTCGCGACTGAGGGTGGTCTCCGCCGCACCGGTCGCCGCCATCGGCGCCGCTCTGATCACTCCGACCAAGGACTGA
- a CDS encoding glycoside hydrolase family 3 protein, whose amino-acid sequence MPPSSAVETLALRVQVSAFAGSTLPADYADLLREGLGGICLFGTNTEAGEESVRRLAAEIRSASALGGRVPVITIDEEGGDVTRMEALTGSSVLGAAALGAADDLTLTEETGRAVGVRLARAGINLDLAPVADVNSNADNPVIATRSFSHDAGVAAKHVAAWVRGLESAGVAACVKHFPGHGDTGQDSHVALPVLDADLATLHERELVPFQAAVEAGAASVMTSHIVVPALDPDLPGTLSAPVLGLLRELGFDGPIVTDALDMAGASAERGIPAAAVLSLEAGADLLVLGPDKPASLVRDTAAAIVAAVESSELALERLQDAVARIDRLLADFPGTEQRPDIDPKLEQRSIEGARRALATASDLTELPDLAGARVVTVDTEANIAVGDVRWGLPPDVVLRPGEPLPELPDAPLIVQVRDAHRRPDVGQTVAELRSAAVLVEWGWPGTYNGRRLPRLCPQGFSLPGVAAVTEILRRSGWDR is encoded by the coding sequence ATGCCGCCCTCCTCAGCCGTCGAGACCCTGGCGCTGCGCGTCCAGGTGTCCGCCTTCGCAGGCTCCACGCTGCCGGCCGACTACGCCGACCTGCTCCGCGAGGGTCTGGGCGGCATCTGCCTCTTCGGCACCAACACCGAGGCCGGTGAGGAGTCCGTACGCCGCCTGGCGGCCGAGATCCGATCCGCCTCCGCCCTGGGTGGTCGGGTCCCGGTGATCACCATCGACGAGGAAGGCGGGGACGTCACCCGGATGGAGGCGCTCACCGGCTCCTCGGTGCTCGGCGCCGCCGCCCTCGGTGCGGCCGACGACCTCACGCTGACCGAGGAGACCGGCCGGGCCGTCGGAGTGCGGCTGGCGCGAGCCGGCATCAACCTCGACCTGGCACCCGTCGCGGACGTGAACTCCAACGCCGACAACCCGGTGATCGCGACGCGGTCGTTCTCCCACGATGCCGGCGTGGCCGCCAAGCACGTCGCCGCCTGGGTGCGGGGCCTGGAGTCGGCCGGCGTCGCCGCCTGCGTCAAGCACTTCCCCGGCCATGGCGACACCGGCCAGGACAGCCACGTCGCCCTGCCCGTCCTCGACGCCGACCTGGCGACGCTTCACGAGCGCGAGCTGGTCCCGTTCCAGGCGGCCGTCGAGGCCGGTGCCGCCTCGGTGATGACCTCCCACATCGTGGTGCCGGCGCTGGACCCCGACCTGCCCGGCACGCTCTCGGCGCCGGTGCTGGGCCTGCTGCGCGAGCTGGGCTTCGACGGACCGATCGTCACCGACGCCCTCGACATGGCCGGAGCCTCTGCCGAGCGCGGGATCCCGGCTGCCGCGGTGCTCTCGCTCGAGGCGGGGGCCGACCTGCTCGTCCTCGGTCCCGACAAGCCCGCCTCGCTGGTCCGCGACACGGCCGCCGCGATCGTGGCCGCGGTCGAGTCGAGTGAGCTCGCGCTGGAGCGGCTCCAGGATGCTGTCGCGCGTATCGACCGGCTGCTCGCCGACTTCCCAGGAACCGAGCAGCGCCCGGACATCGACCCGAAGCTCGAGCAGCGCTCGATCGAGGGTGCCCGCCGCGCGCTCGCGACGGCGAGCGACCTCACCGAGCTCCCGGACCTCGCCGGTGCCCGGGTGGTGACCGTCGACACCGAGGCGAACATCGCCGTCGGCGACGTCCGCTGGGGCCTTCCTCCGGACGTCGTCCTGCGCCCGGGCGAACCGCTCCCGGAGCTCCCCGACGCACCCCTCATCGTGCAGGTGCGCGACGCCCACCGGCGCCCCGACGTCGGCCAGACCGTCGCGGAGCTACGCAGCGCCGCGGTGCTGGTGGAGTGGGGCTGGCCTGGGACGTACAACGGACGTCGGTTGCCGCGCCTGTGCCCGCAGGGCTTCTCACTGCCGGGCGTGGCCGCCGTGACCGAGATCCTGCGACGATCGGGCTGGGACCGGTGA
- the galT gene encoding galactose-1-phosphate uridylyltransferase has protein sequence MQNTPVPTDPVATSAKLADGREIWFFDEQPTLRSVHDERPLEPRAGGSQLRWDRLTATWTAVAGHRQTRTFKPPSNECPLCPSVDGRLTEVPAESYDVVAFENRFPALSTVAVGEATGEPFVSQPGHGRCEVVCFTSDHEQSFVDLPPERVRTVLAALARRTEQLTAMPEVAYVFCFENRGEEIGVTLQHPHGQIYAMPVLPPRIESLVNAADAHREATGECLQCAVLADEIADGSRVVAENESFVAYVPYAGRWPYEIRVVPRRHVGSLPGLTADEMNDLAALYQECLRRMDGLDDAGPVPYIAGWQQAPTGREETWHLAAEIFTIRRAPGRLKYLAGIESGVALWVNDIPPETAAERLREAL, from the coding sequence ATGCAGAACACACCGGTGCCGACCGACCCTGTGGCCACCTCAGCGAAGCTGGCGGACGGTCGCGAGATCTGGTTCTTCGACGAGCAGCCGACGCTGCGGTCGGTGCACGACGAGCGGCCCCTGGAGCCGCGGGCGGGCGGGTCGCAGCTGCGCTGGGACCGGCTGACCGCGACCTGGACGGCGGTGGCGGGACACCGGCAGACGCGTACGTTCAAGCCGCCGTCGAACGAGTGCCCGCTGTGCCCGTCGGTCGACGGGAGGCTCACCGAGGTCCCGGCCGAGAGCTATGACGTGGTGGCCTTCGAGAACCGGTTCCCGGCGCTCTCGACGGTCGCGGTGGGCGAGGCGACCGGAGAGCCGTTCGTCTCCCAGCCGGGACATGGCCGGTGCGAAGTGGTCTGCTTCACGAGCGACCACGAGCAGAGCTTCGTCGACCTCCCTCCCGAGCGGGTGCGGACGGTGCTCGCGGCGCTCGCGCGCCGCACCGAGCAGCTGACGGCGATGCCGGAGGTGGCCTACGTCTTCTGCTTCGAGAACCGCGGGGAGGAGATCGGGGTGACCCTCCAGCACCCCCACGGCCAGATCTACGCCATGCCGGTGCTGCCGCCGCGGATCGAGTCCCTCGTGAACGCCGCCGACGCTCACCGCGAGGCGACCGGCGAGTGCCTGCAGTGTGCGGTGCTCGCCGACGAGATCGCCGACGGATCGCGGGTGGTGGCGGAGAACGAGTCGTTCGTGGCGTACGTGCCCTATGCCGGTCGCTGGCCCTACGAGATCCGCGTCGTGCCGCGGCGCCACGTCGGCTCGCTGCCTGGGCTGACCGCCGACGAGATGAACGACCTCGCCGCGCTCTACCAGGAGTGCCTGCGCCGGATGGACGGGCTCGACGACGCCGGTCCGGTGCCCTACATCGCCGGCTGGCAGCAGGCCCCGACCGGCCGCGAGGAGACCTGGCACTTGGCCGCCGAGATCTTCACCATCCGGCGGGCGCCGGGGCGGCTGAAGTATCTGGCCGGCATCGAGTCCGGGGTCGCGCTCTGGGTCAACGACATCCCGCCGGAGACCGCGGCCGAGCGGCTCCGCGAGGCGCTCTAG